A single window of Rubripirellula lacrimiformis DNA harbors:
- the sdhB gene encoding succinate dehydrogenase iron-sulfur subunit has product MSALEPTLKKRPEFINVRVRRQDGPSEEPYWELHKIKYEPELNVITILQRVAAQAKTVDGKAVAPVAWDCGCLEEVCGSCTMLINGRVRQSCSALVDRLLAENPDEIVLEPMSKFPVLRDLMVDRQRLFRGLKRVKAWVPVDSYYNLGPGERVLRDTQEQNYPLSQCMSCGCCLEACPQYNKVELTQKDGESDEEFEARKNASFDEGFVGAHAISQAMLFNNHPTGKAIADERLTALMGPGGVATCGNAQNCVAVCPKEIPLTTSIARAGRATTVQAVKNWFDK; this is encoded by the coding sequence ATGTCCGCCCTCGAACCCACTCTCAAGAAGCGTCCCGAGTTCATCAACGTTCGTGTCCGTCGCCAAGATGGACCGTCGGAAGAACCGTACTGGGAACTGCATAAGATCAAGTACGAACCGGAACTGAACGTCATCACGATCCTGCAACGTGTCGCGGCGCAAGCCAAGACAGTGGATGGCAAAGCTGTCGCTCCGGTGGCCTGGGATTGCGGCTGCTTGGAAGAGGTTTGTGGATCGTGCACGATGCTGATCAATGGGCGCGTGCGGCAAAGCTGTAGCGCCCTGGTTGATCGTCTGTTGGCAGAGAATCCAGACGAAATCGTGCTCGAGCCGATGAGCAAGTTTCCGGTACTGCGCGACCTGATGGTGGACCGTCAACGATTGTTCCGCGGTCTGAAGCGAGTCAAGGCGTGGGTTCCTGTCGATAGCTATTACAACCTGGGCCCCGGTGAACGCGTCCTGCGTGACACTCAGGAACAGAATTATCCGTTAAGCCAATGCATGAGTTGTGGTTGCTGTTTGGAAGCATGCCCGCAGTACAACAAGGTCGAACTGACTCAGAAGGACGGCGAGTCGGATGAAGAATTCGAAGCTCGCAAGAACGCGTCCTTCGACGAAGGCTTTGTCGGCGCTCACGCAATCTCGCAAGCGATGTTGTTCAACAATCATCCGACCGGCAAGGCGATCGCTGACGAGCGTCTGACCGCATTGATGGGCCCCGGTGGCGTGGCGACATGCGGCAACGCACAGAACTGTGTCGCGGTTTGTCCAAAGGAAATCCCGTTGACCACATCGATCGCCCGCGCCGGCCGAGCAACAACGGTGCAAGCCGTCAAGAATTGGTTCGACAAGTAA
- the sdhA gene encoding succinate dehydrogenase flavoprotein subunit, translating to MAEHRVVVIGGGLAGLASTMRLAELGVAVDLLSLTPVKRSHSVCAQGGINSCNDQTRQLGDSEWKHFDDTVYGGDFLNHQPPVKEMTDWAPKIIELMDRLGVPFNRTGEGFLDRRRFGGTLYKRTAFSGATTGQQLLYGLDEQVRRRESEGLVNKYEFWDFLGPIMDDDGRCRGAVAQDMVSMKIRAFPADAVVVATGGCGLVYGRSTMSVFCTGSAASRCFQAGAKYGNGEFIQVHPTAIPGSDKLRLMSESARGEGGRVWVPRKPQDSRAPNDIPQNERYYFLEERYPKYGNLVPRDIATREIFDICVNEGLSIDSEQMSVYLDLTHIPKAELDRKLGGILEIYEKFQGVDPRFEPMRIFPAVHYSMGGLWADYVKSASGGMEAGAPRNHMTNIPGLYAIGECDYHYHGANRLGANSLLSCIFTGLFTGSSILNYASSQSEGHKELASSVADGAVKKQQDRHDGLLKGAADADENPYLIHQELGDIMTRVATVVRRNDQLSDALGKVDDLHQRAMRARLSDTGSWSNQNVIFTKSLQDMFPLAKTLLKGALQRDECRGAHYKPDFAKPSLTADNPAERLQQAETWCDEFEENNRKFLKSTIATWNHETQMPDLTYEDVDTSLLAPRPRLYGLVGAEEIEKVWNQRAKEKEAASETTGA from the coding sequence ATGGCAGAACATCGCGTAGTGGTCATTGGCGGCGGACTGGCCGGATTGGCTTCGACCATGAGATTGGCCGAACTAGGCGTCGCCGTCGATCTGCTTAGCCTGACACCGGTCAAGCGTTCGCACAGCGTTTGTGCCCAAGGCGGGATCAACAGCTGCAACGATCAAACGCGGCAGTTGGGTGACAGCGAGTGGAAACACTTTGACGATACCGTTTACGGCGGTGACTTTCTGAACCACCAGCCACCGGTCAAAGAAATGACCGACTGGGCGCCCAAGATCATCGAATTGATGGATCGTCTGGGCGTGCCGTTCAATCGTACCGGCGAAGGTTTCTTGGATCGCAGACGCTTCGGCGGCACGCTGTACAAGCGGACTGCGTTTTCCGGTGCGACGACCGGGCAACAGTTGTTGTATGGACTGGACGAACAGGTTCGCCGCCGCGAAAGCGAAGGCCTGGTCAACAAATATGAATTCTGGGACTTCCTGGGCCCCATCATGGATGACGACGGTCGCTGTCGTGGTGCCGTCGCCCAAGACATGGTGTCGATGAAAATTCGTGCGTTCCCAGCCGACGCGGTCGTCGTGGCAACCGGCGGGTGCGGTCTGGTTTACGGACGCAGCACGATGAGTGTGTTCTGCACCGGCAGCGCCGCTAGCCGCTGTTTCCAAGCCGGTGCCAAATACGGCAATGGCGAATTCATCCAAGTTCACCCGACGGCGATTCCCGGCAGTGACAAACTGCGTTTGATGAGCGAATCGGCCCGCGGCGAAGGCGGCCGTGTGTGGGTGCCTCGTAAACCACAGGATTCGCGTGCCCCGAACGACATCCCGCAAAACGAACGATACTACTTCCTCGAAGAACGTTATCCGAAGTACGGCAACCTGGTGCCGCGCGATATCGCGACTCGGGAAATTTTCGATATCTGTGTCAACGAAGGGCTCAGCATCGATTCCGAACAGATGTCGGTCTACCTCGACCTGACTCACATTCCCAAAGCGGAATTGGACCGCAAGTTGGGCGGCATCCTAGAGATTTACGAGAAGTTCCAGGGTGTGGATCCGCGTTTCGAACCGATGCGGATTTTCCCCGCTGTCCACTACAGCATGGGCGGCTTGTGGGCTGACTATGTCAAGAGTGCCAGTGGCGGTATGGAAGCCGGTGCACCACGCAACCACATGACCAACATCCCCGGTCTGTATGCGATCGGCGAATGTGACTACCACTACCATGGTGCCAACCGATTGGGCGCCAATTCGTTGTTGTCGTGCATCTTCACGGGGCTGTTCACCGGTTCGTCGATTCTGAACTACGCGTCCAGCCAGTCCGAAGGGCACAAAGAACTTGCGTCTTCGGTGGCCGATGGTGCTGTCAAGAAACAACAGGATCGGCACGATGGGCTGCTGAAGGGAGCCGCGGATGCAGACGAAAATCCGTATTTGATCCACCAAGAATTAGGCGACATCATGACGCGGGTTGCCACCGTGGTGCGTCGCAACGATCAATTGTCCGACGCGCTTGGCAAGGTCGACGACCTGCACCAACGGGCGATGCGAGCCAGACTTTCCGACACCGGCAGCTGGTCCAACCAAAACGTGATTTTCACCAAGTCGCTGCAGGACATGTTCCCGCTTGCCAAGACTCTGTTGAAGGGTGCGTTGCAGCGGGACGAATGTCGTGGTGCTCACTACAAACCCGATTTTGCCAAGCCATCGCTGACCGCCGACAATCCAGCCGAGCGGCTTCAGCAAGCGGAAACTTGGTGCGACGAGTTCGAAGAGAACAATCGCAAGTTCTTGAAGAGCACGATTGCGACTTGGAACCACGAAACGCAGATGCCCGATCTGACCTACGAAGACGTCGATACTTCGCTGCTGGCCCCGCGACCGCGACTGTACGGTCTGGTCGGTGCCGAAGAGATCGAAAAGGTTTGGAATCAACGCGCCAAAGAGAAGGAAGCAGCTTCCGAAACGACCGGCGCTTAG
- a CDS encoding succinate dehydrogenase cytochrome b558 subunit: MSESASASAPSFFMRHEFGIRRVHSLLGIVPLGLYMCVHLLTNASLLNGSETFQRAVFMIHSPGDLLPVIEWGGIFLPLVFHAVIGIWIAKTGHSNADRYKFVNNRRYVLQRVTGVIALVYLFFHVLHLHGWAHAHLWLDVIRPLGFGQFSPYNAASTLVEAMQGYFWPAFYLIGVMACVYHLANGLWTAGITWGLWVSAPAQERATKLCTAFGLLMAFVGASAWWAAVAPGEAEVQEYRAVENRMYKVWAEAGIVSENEEKRYHAPEESEATDQAEATDQAEASDDNDKAE; the protein is encoded by the coding sequence ATGAGCGAGTCAGCCTCCGCATCGGCACCCAGCTTCTTCATGCGACACGAGTTCGGGATCCGCCGTGTCCATTCGCTGCTGGGCATCGTGCCACTTGGGCTCTACATGTGCGTTCACTTGCTGACCAATGCCAGCTTGTTGAACGGATCGGAAACCTTCCAACGCGCCGTGTTCATGATCCACAGCCCTGGCGATCTGCTGCCTGTGATCGAATGGGGGGGCATCTTTTTACCGTTGGTCTTCCATGCCGTGATCGGCATCTGGATCGCTAAAACGGGCCATTCGAACGCGGATCGATACAAGTTTGTCAACAATCGCCGCTACGTTCTGCAGCGTGTGACCGGGGTCATCGCACTGGTTTACCTGTTTTTCCACGTGCTGCACCTGCACGGTTGGGCACACGCCCATCTGTGGTTGGACGTGATCAGGCCTTTGGGATTCGGCCAGTTCAGCCCCTACAACGCTGCCAGCACGCTGGTCGAAGCGATGCAGGGATACTTTTGGCCTGCGTTCTACCTGATCGGCGTCATGGCGTGCGTCTATCACCTGGCCAACGGATTGTGGACCGCCGGTATCACGTGGGGCCTGTGGGTTTCAGCACCCGCCCAAGAACGTGCGACCAAACTCTGTACCGCATTTGGCCTGTTGATGGCGTTTGTCGGTGCCAGTGCGTGGTGGGCTGCGGTTGCACCGGGGGAAGCTGAGGTCCAAGAGTATCGAGCCGTCGAAAATCGGATGTACAAAGTTTGGGCCGAAGCGGGCATCGTTTCGGAAAACGAAGAAAAACGCTACCACGCTCCCGAAGAATCCGAAGCCACCGATCAGGCCGAAGCCACCGATCAAGCGGAAGCCAGCGACGATAACGATAAAGCTGAATAA
- a CDS encoding GntP family permease, which yields MSIWVIVGLSVVVVLVCILVFRLHAFLTLLLAGLLVAFLAAGQPLDGFIEFQLSKGSFTPDEAAELLKQSPSSRLASAFGETAGKIGILIALASVVGGLLLESKAASVIVDRMLKWIGPRRAPEALAASAFVLAIPVFFDTVFYLMIPLARSLREKVGRDYVLFILAILAGGSIAHSLVPPTPGPLLVAGIIGVDIGTMMIAGLAIGLCSSVLSLLSARVINRLVVVPLRGADDSECPSEGSSGLEKAPGLEKASGLENTSNDESTGGPGGDPDQTNSANPSALPSLSASLLPILIPVVLIGVGSVATYLVKADRVETSWLTELLMNLGDKNIALGISVMLAFALLRYVPVASRKSLVGRSLASAGNIILITAAGGAFGAMLRQAGIEEAVGDLAGGVPGLMILPVAFLVTASIRTLQGSATVAMITAAGVLQGFASAESLPFHPVYLAMAIGAGSKPISWMTDSAFWVITRMSGMTESEGLKTISPMSTAMGISALVVTMIFAAVIPGI from the coding sequence ATGAGCATTTGGGTCATCGTTGGATTGTCCGTCGTCGTGGTGCTGGTCTGCATCCTGGTTTTTCGGCTGCACGCATTTCTAACGCTTTTGCTGGCTGGATTGCTGGTGGCGTTCCTAGCGGCCGGGCAACCATTGGACGGATTTATCGAGTTCCAACTTTCCAAAGGATCGTTCACGCCGGACGAAGCAGCCGAACTGTTGAAACAGTCACCGTCGTCACGCTTGGCATCGGCGTTTGGTGAAACCGCGGGAAAAATCGGAATCCTGATCGCGCTGGCCAGCGTCGTCGGCGGGCTATTGTTGGAATCGAAAGCTGCATCGGTGATCGTTGACCGAATGCTAAAATGGATCGGACCGCGACGGGCTCCCGAGGCCTTGGCCGCCAGCGCGTTTGTGCTTGCAATCCCCGTATTTTTCGACACAGTTTTTTATCTGATGATTCCGCTGGCCCGCAGCCTGCGTGAAAAAGTCGGCCGCGATTACGTGCTGTTCATTCTGGCAATCCTGGCGGGCGGTTCGATCGCCCACTCTCTGGTGCCGCCGACGCCCGGACCATTGCTGGTCGCCGGAATCATCGGCGTCGATATCGGCACGATGATGATCGCCGGGCTTGCGATCGGACTTTGCAGCAGCGTGCTGTCGCTGCTTTCGGCGCGGGTCATCAACCGGCTGGTCGTGGTCCCCCTTCGCGGCGCCGACGATAGTGAGTGTCCTAGTGAGGGCTCCAGTGGATTGGAGAAAGCCCCTGGATTGGAGAAAGCGTCTGGATTGGAAAACACCTCGAACGACGAATCCACAGGCGGCCCCGGCGGAGATCCGGATCAGACGAATTCCGCCAATCCATCGGCGCTTCCTTCGTTGTCGGCGTCGTTGCTGCCAATCCTGATCCCGGTCGTGCTGATTGGTGTCGGGTCGGTCGCCACCTATCTGGTGAAGGCCGACCGAGTGGAAACATCCTGGCTGACTGAATTGTTGATGAATCTGGGCGATAAAAATATCGCGTTGGGCATTTCGGTGATGTTGGCTTTCGCTTTACTGAGATACGTACCGGTCGCGTCCCGCAAATCGCTGGTGGGCAGATCCTTGGCTTCGGCAGGCAACATCATCTTGATCACTGCGGCCGGTGGTGCTTTCGGCGCAATGCTCCGCCAAGCCGGAATCGAAGAAGCCGTTGGTGACCTAGCCGGTGGAGTCCCGGGGCTAATGATTTTGCCGGTGGCATTCCTAGTAACCGCATCGATCCGAACGCTGCAGGGTTCCGCCACCGTCGCGATGATCACCGCGGCCGGTGTGTTGCAGGGATTCGCGAGCGCCGAATCGCTGCCCTTCCATCCGGTTTATCTGGCAATGGCGATCGGTGCGGGCAGCAAACCGATTTCATGGATGACCGATAGTGCGTTTTGGGTGATCACGCGGATGAGCGGGATGACGGAAAGTGAAGGCTTGAAAACGATTTCGCCCATGAGCACCGCGATGGGGATCTCCGCGTTGGTGGTCACCATGATTTTTGCGGCTGTCATCCCAGGAATCTAA
- a CDS encoding DUF2760 domain-containing protein encodes MGIGTALKAFSAALFNQEKSAMIEQILSGQPAAPAQRPAIEAAQTLAPQTSAPQPKAPAKPARDSAVTLLATLQRESRLVDLLQEDLAQYSDAQVGAAARPCLQQCSGVLKRLFDIQPLVDGGEGTVVDVPSDSSPIRYQWVGEGTSGSAKLIHQGWRAAKVELPQWTGTDADANVIAPAQVQSQ; translated from the coding sequence ATGGGAATCGGCACGGCACTGAAGGCATTTTCCGCCGCACTGTTCAATCAGGAAAAGTCGGCCATGATCGAACAGATATTGTCGGGGCAACCCGCCGCGCCGGCGCAACGGCCAGCGATCGAGGCCGCTCAAACGCTGGCACCACAAACCTCTGCCCCCCAGCCGAAGGCGCCAGCAAAGCCGGCCCGGGATTCGGCGGTTACCCTGTTGGCGACGCTGCAACGCGAGTCGCGTTTGGTCGACTTGCTGCAAGAGGATCTGGCACAATACAGCGACGCGCAGGTCGGCGCCGCCGCTCGGCCCTGTTTGCAACAGTGTTCCGGTGTCCTGAAACGACTGTTCGATATCCAGCCATTGGTCGATGGCGGCGAAGGTACCGTGGTGGACGTCCCGTCGGATTCGTCCCCGATTCGATACCAATGGGTTGGCGAAGGGACATCCGGTTCCGCCAAATTGATTCACCAGGGATGGCGGGCTGCGAAAGTAGAATTGCCCCAGTGGACTGGCACAGACGCCGACGCCAACGTCATCGCGCCCGCTCAGGTCCAGTCGCAATAG
- a CDS encoding Hsp70 family protein, which yields MSARYSVGIDLGTTNCVVAYAPLTDPSAADGDAPSIRLLPIPQWVGAGQTESRTSLPSFLYLPRDGEVDSLRSELVADPQNGIAGYFARTQSADNPQRVVVAAKSWLCHGKVGRTDAVLPWQSPPEVKKVSALDCTRRFLSHLVAAWHDAHADAPLADQQVVLTVPASFDPVARELTRQAAIDAGLPNDFVLLEEPQAAVYHWLASHSNDWRTELSAGDVMLVVDVGGGTTDLTLVTVDEADGELNLKRLAVGNHLLLGGDNMDLAMAHLVGTRLAEQGHDLDPWQSVSLWHACRDAKEQLLTTDGPAEQTISVLGRGSSLIGNTISTQLSADEAKDLIIEGFFPVCESTDRPARQAVSGFQDIGLPYEADPAITKQVAAFLADHADKTNGLTHLLFNGGVFRSHPLRDRMRSVIAGWCPAPPTVLSESGAGDRTQEAETDSNSASESATALDSAVALGAAYYGWSKQSGGIRIRGGTARSYYIGIETAGLAIPGAPRPMRAVCVAPQGMEEGTEAAVPGGEVGMVVGQPARFRFFSSTMRRDDEVGRTLDRWNDEELVEGQPIELTLTSESAGDDAFVPVRFVSRVTELGMFELWCHATRSDEQWKMEFNIRESQ from the coding sequence ATGTCCGCTCGTTATTCAGTCGGCATCGACCTTGGCACAACCAATTGTGTCGTCGCGTACGCCCCCCTGACCGATCCCAGCGCAGCGGACGGCGACGCCCCCTCCATCCGGCTTTTGCCGATTCCCCAGTGGGTCGGCGCTGGACAAACCGAGTCGCGAACCTCGCTTCCATCGTTCCTGTATCTGCCGCGAGATGGCGAGGTTGATTCGCTGCGGTCGGAACTGGTCGCTGATCCACAGAACGGCATCGCGGGCTACTTTGCGCGTACTCAGTCAGCCGACAATCCCCAGCGAGTGGTCGTGGCCGCCAAGAGTTGGCTCTGCCACGGCAAGGTGGGACGCACCGACGCCGTGTTGCCCTGGCAGTCGCCGCCCGAGGTCAAGAAGGTTTCGGCACTGGATTGCACCCGCCGATTCCTGTCGCATTTGGTCGCCGCCTGGCATGATGCACACGCCGACGCGCCGCTGGCCGATCAGCAAGTGGTGCTGACCGTTCCGGCATCGTTCGACCCCGTCGCTCGCGAACTGACTCGCCAAGCCGCCATCGATGCCGGCCTGCCCAACGATTTTGTGTTGTTGGAAGAACCGCAGGCTGCCGTCTACCACTGGCTCGCATCGCACAGCAACGATTGGCGAACCGAATTGTCGGCGGGCGACGTGATGTTGGTCGTCGATGTCGGTGGTGGCACGACCGACCTGACCCTGGTTACGGTCGACGAGGCGGACGGTGAACTGAACCTGAAACGGTTGGCCGTGGGCAATCACCTGTTGCTAGGTGGCGACAACATGGACCTGGCGATGGCCCACCTTGTGGGAACTCGGCTGGCCGAACAAGGGCACGACCTTGATCCTTGGCAAAGCGTTTCGCTATGGCACGCTTGCCGCGACGCCAAAGAACAATTGCTGACAACCGATGGGCCCGCCGAACAAACGATCTCGGTCCTCGGTCGCGGCAGCTCGCTGATCGGCAACACGATCTCGACCCAGTTGTCGGCCGACGAAGCCAAGGACCTGATCATCGAAGGCTTCTTTCCCGTCTGCGAAAGTACCGATCGACCGGCTCGGCAAGCGGTCAGTGGTTTCCAGGACATTGGGTTGCCGTACGAGGCCGATCCGGCGATCACGAAACAAGTCGCTGCGTTCTTGGCCGACCATGCCGACAAAACCAACGGGCTGACGCACCTGTTGTTCAACGGTGGTGTGTTCCGCAGCCACCCACTACGCGATCGAATGCGGTCGGTGATCGCTGGATGGTGTCCCGCACCGCCCACGGTCTTAAGTGAATCCGGCGCTGGCGATCGCACGCAGGAGGCCGAAACAGATTCAAATTCGGCATCCGAATCCGCCACGGCACTGGATTCCGCCGTCGCGCTGGGTGCAGCCTACTATGGTTGGTCCAAGCAATCCGGCGGCATCCGGATCCGAGGTGGCACGGCTCGGTCGTACTACATCGGTATCGAAACCGCCGGGTTGGCGATCCCGGGCGCACCACGCCCGATGCGAGCGGTCTGTGTCGCACCGCAAGGAATGGAGGAAGGCACCGAAGCGGCTGTGCCGGGCGGCGAAGTGGGGATGGTGGTCGGGCAACCCGCACGATTCCGATTCTTTTCGTCCACGATGCGACGCGACGACGAAGTCGGCCGAACCCTGGATCGCTGGAACGACGAAGAACTGGTCGAAGGACAGCCGATCGAACTGACGCTGACGAGCGAATCGGCGGGCGACGATGCCTTCGTCCCCGTGCGTTTTGTCAGCCGAGTGACTGAATTGGGCATGTTCGAACTGTGGTGCCACGCCACGCGTAGCGACGAACAATGGAAAATGGAATTCAATATCCGCGAAAGCCAGTGA
- a CDS encoding hsp70 family protein — MENGIQYPRKPVIRLSSQDNIIDPIDPPPPRYVVGIDLGTTNCAIAYVDTLDEDWSVDTFAVPQWVDVGQIESRETLPSFHYELSASEITDAKLPWQPSAPEPHCVGVMARDVGSRHPGRRISSAKSWLSHDGVDRSADFLPWHGDADVTRMSPVAASARYLSHLKSAWDHHHPDHPLDQQDVVVTLPASFDEVARELTIGAAKQAGLRRVHLIEEPQAAFYAWIDRHRGDWMEQVRPGQLILVCDIGGGTTDLTLIRVQPAGDDGDQVQFHRVAVGRHLILGGDNMDLAVAKLAEAKIRKQSDVELSSSQWDRLVQAARGVKETMLSANRPDRYTIHLSAEGSSLLAGSIQVELSAAEVDETLLDGFFPIVDAAEKPDQAQSGFQEFGLPYAADPAVTRHLAEFLAQHRRSGLDDDDNQSADRPDLVLFNGGVMVGQAVRNRITDSLKQWFGHPNDPWRPTVLSSPRLDLAVAHGAAYYAMVRRGKGVHIAANLGRSYYMQVADQPPTALCLIPGTAEAGQRFRAADHPLQLQVGAPVQFPLWVSSTRLADRVGELIPIESVEMSPLPPICTALVRGRRRDESELKVCIESELSEIGTVGMFCVDLDSGKRWKLDFDIRSTLESDRQAHDGSGETSGIVDGETVQNCADAIAGTFASAADLAANRRPEIQPTKPNQIVGTLQKCTDSNRNAWPPSLLREMWGFLLDHESGRRQSAQHEARWINLAGFCLRPGYGVAVDDWRVQETWRRLHGKLAFAAPQSRTESLILWRRIAGGLSSGQQQQLAAPLIAGLHGKTGKIELHEASEIWRLLASLERLSVGEKQRLGELAIVELQRKKNEKLRPVLLWSIGRLGTRRPIYGPLNTTVSPAVASRWIEKLVDANPPESVLPLTIVQLARMTGDRYRDVSSEARTLASEFLESQQAPIHFQDLVTQGGTFDSEEQAAVFGDSLPLGIRLLRG, encoded by the coding sequence ATGGAAAATGGAATTCAATATCCGCGAAAGCCAGTGATTCGCTTGTCATCGCAGGACAACATCATCGACCCCATCGATCCACCACCGCCGCGTTACGTCGTTGGGATCGACCTCGGCACCACCAATTGCGCCATCGCGTACGTCGATACGTTGGACGAAGATTGGTCGGTGGATACCTTCGCGGTCCCCCAGTGGGTCGATGTCGGACAGATCGAATCTCGCGAGACACTGCCGTCGTTCCATTACGAACTATCCGCCAGCGAGATTACGGACGCGAAGCTGCCATGGCAGCCATCTGCACCGGAGCCGCATTGCGTGGGTGTGATGGCACGTGACGTGGGCAGTCGTCATCCTGGGCGACGCATCTCGTCGGCCAAAAGTTGGTTATCACACGACGGCGTGGACCGTTCCGCCGATTTCCTGCCCTGGCACGGCGACGCCGACGTCACGCGGATGTCTCCGGTCGCGGCGTCGGCGCGATACCTGTCTCACCTGAAATCGGCGTGGGATCATCACCATCCTGATCACCCGCTCGACCAGCAAGACGTGGTGGTCACGTTACCGGCATCGTTCGACGAAGTCGCCCGCGAACTGACGATCGGAGCCGCCAAACAAGCCGGGCTGCGGCGAGTCCATTTGATCGAAGAACCGCAGGCTGCGTTCTATGCCTGGATCGATCGCCATCGGGGCGATTGGATGGAACAGGTACGTCCAGGACAGTTGATCCTGGTCTGCGATATCGGCGGCGGCACGACGGACTTAACACTGATCCGAGTCCAACCCGCCGGCGATGATGGCGACCAGGTCCAGTTTCATCGCGTCGCCGTCGGTCGCCACCTGATCCTGGGCGGCGACAACATGGATTTGGCGGTCGCAAAGCTGGCCGAAGCCAAAATCCGTAAGCAATCCGATGTCGAATTGTCATCCAGCCAATGGGACCGGTTAGTCCAGGCTGCACGGGGCGTCAAAGAAACGATGCTTTCGGCAAACCGGCCCGATCGCTACACCATCCACCTTTCGGCAGAGGGATCTAGCCTGCTGGCCGGATCGATTCAGGTCGAACTATCGGCCGCTGAAGTGGACGAGACGCTGCTAGACGGATTCTTCCCCATCGTCGACGCTGCGGAAAAACCCGATCAAGCACAGAGTGGTTTTCAGGAGTTCGGACTGCCCTATGCCGCCGATCCGGCCGTCACTCGGCACCTCGCCGAATTCCTGGCGCAACATCGCCGTAGCGGTCTAGACGATGATGACAACCAATCGGCTGACCGTCCCGACCTAGTGCTGTTCAACGGTGGGGTGATGGTCGGCCAGGCGGTCCGCAACCGGATCACCGATTCGCTGAAACAGTGGTTTGGCCACCCCAATGATCCGTGGCGCCCCACGGTGTTGTCGTCGCCAAGATTGGATTTGGCGGTAGCGCACGGCGCTGCCTACTATGCGATGGTGCGCCGCGGCAAAGGCGTCCACATCGCAGCGAACCTGGGACGATCCTACTACATGCAGGTTGCTGACCAGCCGCCGACCGCGCTGTGCCTGATCCCCGGAACAGCGGAAGCCGGACAACGGTTCCGCGCCGCCGATCATCCGCTGCAGTTACAAGTCGGTGCACCGGTGCAGTTCCCATTGTGGGTCAGCAGCACTCGATTGGCCGACCGAGTGGGTGAGTTGATTCCCATCGAATCGGTCGAAATGTCTCCCCTGCCTCCGATCTGTACCGCTCTGGTACGCGGCCGTCGTCGTGACGAATCGGAATTGAAGGTCTGTATCGAATCAGAGCTATCCGAAATTGGAACGGTCGGAATGTTCTGTGTCGATTTGGACAGCGGCAAACGCTGGAAGCTAGATTTCGACATTCGCAGCACTCTAGAGTCCGACCGCCAAGCACACGATGGATCGGGCGAAACCTCTGGCATCGTCGATGGCGAAACCGTTCAAAACTGTGCAGACGCGATTGCTGGAACGTTCGCTTCTGCTGCGGATCTAGCTGCCAACAGGCGGCCGGAGATCCAGCCCACCAAGCCGAACCAGATTGTTGGCACCCTGCAGAAGTGCACCGACAGCAACCGCAACGCATGGCCACCGTCGCTGCTTCGCGAAATGTGGGGCTTTCTGCTAGACCATGAATCCGGACGCCGTCAATCTGCTCAGCACGAAGCCCGCTGGATCAACTTAGCCGGATTCTGTTTGCGCCCCGGTTATGGTGTCGCGGTTGATGATTGGCGTGTCCAGGAAACGTGGCGGCGTCTCCATGGGAAGCTGGCATTCGCGGCTCCCCAGTCGCGGACCGAATCGCTGATTCTGTGGCGACGAATTGCAGGCGGACTTAGCAGCGGCCAGCAACAGCAGCTGGCCGCACCTCTGATTGCAGGCCTGCACGGCAAGACGGGCAAGATCGAATTGCACGAAGCGAGCGAGATCTGGCGACTGCTTGCGTCACTGGAACGATTGTCCGTTGGCGAGAAGCAACGGCTGGGTGAACTGGCCATCGTTGAACTGCAGCGTAAAAAGAACGAAAAACTTCGTCCCGTCTTGCTTTGGTCCATCGGCAGACTGGGCACGCGGCGACCGATCTACGGGCCTCTGAACACCACGGTCTCACCGGCAGTGGCCAGCCGTTGGATCGAAAAACTAGTGGATGCCAATCCGCCCGAATCTGTTCTGCCGCTAACGATCGTCCAGTTGGCACGCATGACAGGCGATCGATACCGGGATGTATCCAGCGAAGCACGCACGCTAGCCAGTGAGTTCCTTGAATCCCAGCAGGCACCGATCCATTTCCAAGACCTCGTCACCCAGGGCGGCACCTTCGACAGCGAAGAGCAGGCCGCCGTCTTTGGCGACTCGCTGCCGCTGGGGATCCGCCTGCTGCGAGGCTAG